From Pseudomonas sp. FP2335, the proteins below share one genomic window:
- a CDS encoding methionine ABC transporter ATP-binding protein, producing MTAAHSRLRDLGTPPRDAEQTELHPALNRAHVRFINLGKSYDGKVHALQGIDLAIQRGEVFGIIGRSGAGKSSLIRTINRLEQPSSGRVLIDQVDIGDFDEDRLVALRRRIGMIFQHFNLMSAKTVWQNVELPLKVAGVPKPQREQKVRELLELVGLQDKHKAYPAQLSGGQKQRVGIARSLVHDPEILLCDEATSALDPETTQSILGLLREINQRLGLTIVLITHEMAVIREICDRVVVLEHGHIVEQGPVWQVFGDPQHEVSKTLLAPLQHGLPPELQERLQATPASAAAAVVLRLQFTGSDTDEPDLAALFAALGGRVRLLQGGVERIQGHALGQLLLAVNGAPHSADELRNRAANWAQQVEVLGYVV from the coding sequence ATGACCGCCGCCCACTCTCGACTGCGCGACCTGGGCACACCGCCCAGGGACGCCGAGCAGACCGAACTGCACCCGGCGCTGAACCGTGCCCATGTGCGCTTCATCAACCTGGGCAAGAGCTATGACGGCAAGGTGCATGCCTTGCAGGGTATCGACCTGGCGATCCAGCGCGGGGAAGTGTTCGGCATCATCGGCCGCAGCGGCGCGGGCAAGTCCTCGCTGATCCGCACCATCAACCGCCTGGAGCAACCCAGCAGCGGGCGGGTGCTGATCGATCAGGTGGACATCGGCGACTTCGACGAAGACCGCCTGGTGGCGCTGCGTCGGCGCATCGGCATGATCTTCCAGCACTTCAATTTGATGTCGGCCAAGACCGTGTGGCAGAACGTCGAGTTGCCGCTCAAAGTCGCCGGTGTGCCCAAGCCCCAACGCGAACAGAAGGTGCGCGAGCTGCTGGAGTTGGTGGGTTTGCAGGACAAACACAAGGCTTACCCGGCGCAGCTCTCCGGCGGGCAGAAACAGCGGGTGGGCATCGCCCGTTCGCTGGTGCACGACCCCGAGATCCTGCTGTGCGACGAAGCCACTTCGGCCCTCGACCCGGAGACCACCCAGTCGATCCTCGGCCTGCTGCGCGAGATCAATCAGCGCCTGGGCCTGACCATCGTATTGATCACCCACGAGATGGCGGTGATCCGCGAGATCTGCGACCGCGTGGTGGTGCTGGAACACGGGCATATCGTCGAGCAAGGCCCGGTGTGGCAGGTGTTCGGCGACCCGCAGCATGAGGTCAGCAAGACGCTGCTGGCGCCGCTGCAACACGGGCTGCCGCCAGAGCTGCAAGAGCGGCTGCAGGCCACGCCGGCGTCGGCCGCGGCGGCCGTGGTGCTGCGTTTGCAATTCACCGGCAGCGACACCGACGAGCCGGACCTGGCGGCACTGTTCGCTGCCCTCGGCGGGCGCGTGCGCTTGCTGCAAGGCGGCGTGGAGCGCATCCAGGGCCACGCGCTCGGGCAATTGTTGCTGGCGGTGAATGGCGCGCCCCACAGCGCCGACGAATTGCGCAACCGCGCCGCGAACTGGGCGCAACAGGTGGAGGTGCTGGGCTATGTGGTTTGA
- a CDS encoding MetQ/NlpA family ABC transporter substrate-binding protein, translating to MKKTLLSHPVKALALALGLFSSAVFASDAPLKVGTTAAFAIPLEAAVAEAGKQGLKVELVEFTDWIAPNVSLAAGDIDVNYFQHIPFLENAKAAAGFDLVPYAPGIINNVGLYSKQFKSINDLPQGASVAIANDPINSGRGLQLLAKAGLITLKPGVGYKATEEDIVSNPKKLKILQVEAVQLVRAYDDADLVQGYPAYIRLSKTFDAESALLFDGLDHPEYVIQFVTQPKGTSDPRVIKFVDIYQHSPVVRAALDKSLGKLYQVGWEAKK from the coding sequence ATGAAAAAAACACTGCTCTCCCACCCAGTCAAAGCACTGGCCCTGGCCCTCGGTCTGTTCAGCTCGGCGGTCTTCGCCAGCGACGCACCGCTGAAAGTCGGCACCACCGCCGCCTTCGCCATCCCGCTGGAAGCCGCCGTCGCCGAAGCCGGCAAGCAAGGCCTGAAAGTCGAGCTGGTGGAGTTCACCGACTGGATCGCGCCCAACGTCAGCCTCGCCGCCGGTGACATCGACGTGAACTACTTCCAGCACATCCCGTTCCTGGAAAACGCCAAGGCCGCCGCCGGTTTTGACCTGGTGCCGTACGCGCCGGGGATCATCAACAACGTCGGCCTGTACTCGAAGCAATTCAAAAGCATCAACGACCTGCCCCAGGGCGCCAGCGTGGCCATCGCCAACGACCCGATCAACAGCGGCCGCGGCCTGCAATTGCTGGCCAAGGCGGGCTTGATCACCCTCAAGCCGGGCGTGGGCTACAAGGCCACCGAAGAAGACATCGTCAGCAACCCGAAAAAGCTCAAGATCCTGCAAGTCGAGGCGGTGCAACTGGTGCGCGCGTATGACGATGCCGACCTGGTGCAGGGCTACCCGGCGTACATCCGCCTGTCCAAGACCTTCGATGCCGAGTCGGCGCTGCTGTTCGACGGCCTCGACCACCCGGAATACGTGATCCAGTTCGTCACCCAGCCCAAGGGCACGAGCGACCCACGGGTGATCAAGTTCGTCGACATCTACCAGCACTCGCCGGTGGTGCGCGCCGCGTTGGATAAATCCCTGGGCAAGCTCTACCAGGTCGGTTGGGAAGCCAAGAAATGA
- a CDS encoding LLM class flavin-dependent oxidoreductase codes for MTKKKILLNAFNMNCIGHINHGMWTHPRDTSTQYKTLEYWTELAQILERGLFDGLFIADIVGVYDVYQHSIDVPLKESIQLPVNDPLLLVSAMAAVTKHLGFGLTANLTYEPPYLFARRMSTLDHLSRGRVGWNIVTGYLDSAAKAMGLTEQVEHDRRYDQADEYLEVLYKLWEGSWEDDAVLNDPQARVYAQPGKVHKVEHHGEFYQVDGYHLCEPSPQRTPVLFQAGSSERGLLFAGRHAECVFISGQNKASTKVQVDKVRASAVEAGRNPDDIKVFMGLNVIVGATEELAWQKHAEYLGYASAEAGVAHFSASTAIDFSQYALDEPIQYVKSNAIQSATKNLQNNDWTRRKLLEQHALGGRYITLVGSPEQVADELEAWISETGLDGFNLTRIVTPESYVDFIDLVVPELQKRGSYKTAYETGTLREKVFNASARLPQQHTGSTYRH; via the coding sequence ATGACCAAGAAAAAAATCCTCCTCAATGCCTTCAACATGAACTGCATCGGGCATATCAACCACGGCATGTGGACCCACCCACGGGACACCTCGACCCAGTACAAGACCCTCGAGTACTGGACCGAGTTGGCGCAAATCCTCGAACGCGGGTTGTTCGACGGTTTGTTCATCGCCGATATCGTCGGCGTGTACGACGTGTATCAACACTCCATCGACGTGCCGCTCAAAGAGTCGATCCAACTGCCGGTGAATGACCCCTTGCTGTTGGTCTCGGCAATGGCGGCCGTGACGAAACACCTGGGCTTCGGCCTCACCGCCAACCTCACCTACGAGCCGCCCTACCTGTTCGCCCGGCGCATGTCCACGCTGGACCACCTGAGCCGTGGCCGCGTGGGTTGGAACATCGTCACCGGCTACCTCGACAGCGCCGCCAAGGCCATGGGCCTCACCGAGCAGGTCGAGCATGACCGCCGCTACGACCAGGCCGACGAATACCTGGAAGTGCTCTACAAACTCTGGGAGGGCAGCTGGGAAGACGACGCCGTGCTCAACGATCCGCAGGCACGGGTGTATGCCCAGCCGGGCAAGGTGCACAAGGTCGAGCACCACGGCGAGTTCTATCAGGTGGACGGTTATCACCTGTGCGAGCCGTCGCCGCAACGCACGCCAGTGCTGTTCCAGGCCGGCAGTTCGGAACGTGGCTTGCTGTTCGCCGGGCGCCACGCCGAGTGTGTGTTCATCAGCGGCCAGAACAAGGCGTCGACCAAGGTCCAGGTGGACAAGGTCCGCGCCAGCGCCGTGGAAGCCGGGCGCAACCCGGACGACATCAAGGTGTTCATGGGCCTCAACGTGATCGTCGGCGCCACCGAGGAACTTGCCTGGCAGAAGCACGCCGAGTACCTCGGCTACGCCAGCGCAGAAGCCGGTGTGGCGCATTTTTCGGCGTCCACCGCGATTGATTTCTCCCAATACGCACTGGACGAACCGATCCAGTACGTGAAGAGCAACGCGATCCAGTCGGCCACCAAGAACCTGCAGAACAACGACTGGACCCGGCGCAAATTGCTCGAGCAGCACGCGTTGGGCGGACGCTATATCACCCTGGTCGGCTCGCCCGAACAGGTGGCGGATGAGCTGGAAGCGTGGATCAGCGAGACCGGGCTGGATGGCTTCAACCTGACGCGGATTGTCACGCCGGAAAGCTATGTGGACTTCATTGATCTGGTGGTGCCGGAGTTGCAGAAGCGGGGGTCGTACAAGACTGCTTATGAGACCGGCACGCTGCGCGAAAAAGTCTTCAACGCCAGCGCCAGACTTCCCCAACAGCACACCGGATCGACCTACCGACACTAA
- a CDS encoding SfnB family sulfur acquisition oxidoreductase, translating to MTFSANVAVITSDEQALVVASDLAEDFRRDSAQRDRERRLPLPELDVFSRSGLWGISVPKEYGGAGVSNVTLAKVIALIAQADASLGQIPQNHFYALEVLRVNGSPAQQQRLYAEVLAGQRFGNALAELGTKTAHDRVTALTRDGDGFRISGRKFYSTGAIYAQRIPTSVVDEHGVQQLAFVPRDSEGLTVIDDWSGFGQRTTGSGSVVFDNVWVAAADVIPFQSAFERPTTVGPLAQILHAAIDTGIARAAFEDALHFVRTKTRPWIDAGNEKASEDPLTLKSFGHLSIRLHASEALLERAGEYLDRAQAESNAQTVAAASIAVAEVRALSTEISLAAGSTLFELAGSQATLAEHGLDRHWRNARVHTLHDPVRWKYHAVGNYYLNDANPPLRGTI from the coding sequence ATGACTTTCTCTGCAAACGTCGCGGTCATTACCAGCGACGAACAAGCACTCGTGGTCGCCAGCGACCTGGCTGAAGACTTCCGTCGCGACAGCGCCCAGCGCGACCGCGAACGCCGCCTGCCCCTGCCCGAACTGGACGTGTTCTCACGCTCCGGCCTGTGGGGCATCAGCGTGCCGAAAGAATACGGCGGCGCCGGCGTGTCCAACGTCACCCTGGCCAAGGTCATCGCGCTGATCGCCCAGGCGGACGCCTCCCTCGGCCAGATCCCGCAAAACCATTTCTACGCCCTGGAAGTGCTGCGCGTGAACGGCAGCCCGGCGCAGCAACAACGCCTGTATGCCGAAGTCTTGGCCGGCCAGCGCTTCGGTAATGCCCTGGCCGAACTGGGCACCAAGACCGCCCACGACCGCGTCACCGCGCTCACCCGCGACGGCGACGGTTTTCGCATCAGCGGCCGCAAGTTCTATTCCACCGGCGCGATCTACGCCCAGCGCATCCCCACTTCGGTGGTGGATGAACACGGCGTGCAGCAACTGGCCTTTGTCCCGCGTGACAGCGAGGGCCTGACGGTGATCGACGACTGGAGCGGCTTCGGCCAACGCACCACCGGCAGCGGTTCGGTGGTGTTCGACAACGTGTGGGTCGCCGCCGCCGACGTGATTCCGTTCCAGAGCGCGTTCGAACGCCCGACCACGGTCGGCCCGCTGGCGCAGATCCTGCACGCCGCCATCGACACCGGCATCGCCCGCGCCGCATTCGAGGATGCGCTGCATTTCGTGCGCACCAAGACCCGCCCGTGGATCGATGCCGGCAACGAAAAAGCCAGCGAAGACCCCTTGACCCTGAAAAGCTTCGGCCACCTGAGCATCCGCCTGCACGCCAGCGAAGCCCTGCTGGAACGCGCAGGCGAATACCTCGACCGCGCCCAGGCCGAGAGCAACGCCCAGACCGTGGCGGCCGCCTCGATTGCCGTCGCCGAAGTGCGCGCCTTGAGCACCGAGATTTCCCTGGCCGCCGGCAGCACCCTGTTCGAACTGGCCGGCAGCCAGGCGACCCTGGCCGAGCACGGCCTCGACCGCCACTGGCGCAACGCCCGGGTGCACACGCTGCACGACCCGGTGCGCTGGAAGTACCACGCGGTGGGCAACTACTACCTCAACGATGCAAACCCGCCACTGCGGGGGACCATCTAA
- a CDS encoding SfnB family sulfur acquisition oxidoreductase produces the protein MSNLALTPPQSDLDVAPLLLPAAVLRNDAEALNAAHELAQAARLQAATRDQQRKLPWAQLEQFTRSGLGSISIPREYGGPQVSFVTLAEVFAIISAADPALGQIPQNHFGILHLLQGAATERQKKQLFQSVLDGWRIGNGGPERGTKNTLELKARITAKGDGYVISGQKFYSTGALFAHWVAIKALNDDGKQVMAFVRRGTEGLRIVDDWSGFGQRTTASGTVLLDHVPVDAELVVDNWRIGDTPNIQGAVSQLIQAAIDAGIARGALDDTIAFVRERSRPWIDAKVERASDDLYVIADIGRLKIELHAAEALLRKAGQVLDQVSAAPITAQSAARASIAVAEAKVLTTEVSLLVSEKLFELAGSRATLAEFNLDRHWRNARVHTLHDPVRWKYHAVGAYRLNGTLPARHSWI, from the coding sequence ATGTCTAACTTGGCTCTAACACCCCCCCAGAGTGATCTGGACGTCGCCCCCCTGCTGTTGCCGGCCGCCGTGCTGCGCAACGATGCAGAGGCACTCAACGCCGCCCACGAGTTGGCCCAGGCGGCACGCCTGCAAGCCGCCACGCGCGATCAGCAACGCAAGCTGCCGTGGGCACAGCTCGAACAGTTCACCCGCAGTGGCCTGGGCAGTATTTCCATTCCCCGCGAATACGGCGGCCCGCAGGTGTCATTCGTGACCCTGGCCGAGGTGTTCGCGATCATCAGCGCGGCCGATCCCGCCCTCGGCCAGATCCCGCAGAACCATTTCGGCATCCTGCACCTGTTGCAGGGCGCGGCCACCGAGCGCCAGAAAAAGCAGCTATTCCAGAGCGTCCTCGACGGTTGGCGCATCGGCAATGGCGGCCCGGAACGCGGCACCAAGAACACCCTGGAACTCAAGGCGCGCATCACCGCCAAGGGCGACGGCTACGTGATCAGCGGTCAGAAGTTCTATTCCACTGGCGCACTGTTCGCTCACTGGGTGGCGATTAAGGCACTCAACGATGACGGCAAACAGGTCATGGCCTTTGTACGCCGCGGCACCGAGGGGCTGCGCATCGTGGACGATTGGTCGGGCTTCGGCCAACGCACCACCGCCAGCGGCACGGTGCTGCTCGATCACGTGCCGGTGGACGCCGAGCTGGTGGTCGACAACTGGCGCATCGGCGACACCCCGAATATCCAGGGCGCCGTGTCGCAACTGATCCAGGCCGCCATCGACGCCGGCATCGCCCGCGGCGCCCTCGACGACACCATCGCCTTCGTGCGCGAACGTTCGCGCCCGTGGATCGATGCCAAGGTCGAACGCGCCAGCGACGACCTGTATGTGATCGCCGACATCGGCAGGCTGAAGATCGAACTGCATGCCGCCGAGGCCCTGCTGCGCAAGGCCGGCCAGGTACTCGACCAGGTCAGTGCCGCGCCGATCACCGCGCAATCCGCCGCCCGTGCCTCGATTGCCGTGGCCGAAGCGAAAGTGCTGACCACCGAAGTGTCGCTGCTGGTCAGCGAGAAACTCTTCGAACTGGCCGGCAGCCGCGCGACCCTTGCCGAATTCAACCTCGACCGTCACTGGCGCAACGCCCGCGTGCATACCCTGCACGACCCGGTGCGCTGGAAGTATCACGCGGTGGGCGCCTACCGATTGAACGGCACCTTGCCGGCTCGGCATTCCTGGATCTGA
- the tcyN gene encoding L-cystine ABC transporter ATP-binding protein TcyN has protein sequence MIVVEKLTKQFKGQVVLNGIDLEVKEGEVIAIIGPSGSGKTTFLRCLNFLEQPTSGRIKVGDIEIDSSKSINQQQGLVRRLRQHVGFVFQNFNLFPHRTALENVIEGPTVVKKMPRDAAVALGRKLLERVGLAGKEDAYPRRLSGGQQQRVAIARALAMEPEVILFDEPTSALDPELVGEVLATIRSLAEENRTMVIVTHEMSFARDVANRVIFFDKGVIVEQGEAKALFANPKEERTKQFLSKFLAH, from the coding sequence ATGATCGTGGTTGAAAAACTGACCAAACAATTCAAGGGCCAGGTGGTACTCAACGGCATCGACCTCGAGGTCAAGGAAGGCGAAGTCATCGCCATCATCGGCCCCAGCGGTTCCGGCAAGACCACCTTCCTGCGCTGCCTGAATTTCCTCGAACAACCCACCAGCGGTCGCATCAAGGTGGGTGACATCGAGATCGACAGCAGCAAATCCATCAACCAGCAACAAGGCCTGGTGCGGCGCTTGCGCCAGCACGTGGGTTTCGTGTTCCAGAACTTCAACCTGTTCCCCCACCGCACCGCGTTGGAAAACGTCATCGAAGGCCCTACCGTGGTCAAGAAGATGCCTCGCGACGCGGCGGTTGCCCTGGGGCGCAAGCTGCTGGAACGGGTCGGCCTGGCGGGCAAGGAAGACGCCTACCCGCGGCGCCTGTCCGGCGGCCAGCAGCAGCGCGTGGCAATTGCCCGGGCGCTGGCCATGGAACCGGAGGTGATTCTGTTCGACGAACCCACTTCCGCCCTCGACCCGGAACTGGTGGGCGAAGTGCTGGCGACCATCCGCAGCCTGGCCGAAGAGAACCGCACCATGGTCATCGTCACCCACGAGATGAGCTTTGCGCGGGACGTGGCCAACCGGGTGATCTTCTTCGACAAGGGCGTGATCGTCGAGCAAGGCGAAGCCAAGGCCCTGTTCGCCAACCCCAAGGAAGAACGCACCAAACAGTTCCTGAGCAAATTCCTCGCCCACTGA
- the tcyL gene encoding cystine ABC transporter permease translates to MEAGFQLALDSAPFLLKGAYYTVILSLGGMFFGLLLGFGLALMRLSRFKLLSWTARVYVSFFRGTPLLVQLFLIYYGLPQVGIELDPIPAAMIGFSLNMAAYACEILRAAISSIERGQWEAAASIGMTRAQTLRRAILPQAMRTALPPLGNSFISLVKDTALAATIQVPELFRQAQLVSARTFEIFTMYLSAALIYWILASILAHLQNRLEDRVNRHDLES, encoded by the coding sequence ATGGAAGCAGGTTTCCAACTCGCGCTGGACTCCGCGCCCTTTCTGCTCAAGGGCGCGTATTACACGGTGATTCTCAGCCTCGGCGGGATGTTCTTCGGTTTGCTGCTGGGCTTCGGCCTGGCCTTGATGCGCCTGTCGCGCTTCAAGCTATTGAGCTGGACCGCCCGAGTCTACGTGTCGTTCTTTCGCGGCACGCCCTTGCTGGTGCAGCTGTTTTTGATCTACTACGGCTTGCCGCAAGTGGGCATCGAGCTGGATCCGATCCCGGCGGCCATGATCGGCTTTTCGCTGAACATGGCCGCCTACGCCTGTGAAATCCTGCGCGCCGCCATCAGCTCCATCGAGCGCGGCCAGTGGGAAGCCGCGGCCAGTATCGGCATGACCCGCGCGCAGACCCTGCGCCGGGCCATCCTGCCGCAGGCCATGCGCACGGCCTTGCCGCCGCTGGGCAACAGCTTTATTTCACTGGTCAAGGACACCGCGCTGGCCGCCACCATCCAGGTGCCCGAACTGTTCCGCCAGGCACAACTGGTGTCGGCACGCACCTTTGAAATCTTCACCATGTACCTGTCCGCCGCCCTGATCTACTGGATCCTGGCGAGCATCCTGGCGCATTTGCAAAATCGTCTGGAAGACCGGGTCAACCGGCATGACCTGGAGTCTTGA
- the tcyJ gene encoding cystine ABC transporter substrate-binding protein — protein sequence MTISVFRRTLLVGTLGLALGAGLIGQAVAGEQLDNIKKAGEIKIGLEGTYPPFSFVDESGKLSGFEVELSEALAKELGVKVKLQATPWDGILAALESKRLDAVVNQVTISEERKKKYDFSKPYTVSGIQALTLAKNVDTIKTADDLAGKKVGVGLGTNYEQWLKDNQPKAIIKTYNDDPTKFQDLRIGRTDAILIDRLAALEYAKKATDTAAAGAAFSRQEAGVALRKGEPELLDAVNKALDKLRADGTLKKLSEKYFAADVTQ from the coding sequence ATGACTATTTCTGTATTCCGTCGCACGTTGTTGGTTGGCACTTTGGGCCTGGCACTCGGCGCTGGCCTGATCGGCCAAGCCGTCGCGGGTGAACAGCTGGACAACATCAAGAAGGCTGGCGAGATCAAGATCGGCCTGGAAGGCACCTACCCACCGTTCAGCTTCGTCGATGAAAGCGGCAAGCTCAGCGGCTTCGAAGTGGAGCTGTCCGAAGCCCTGGCCAAAGAGCTGGGCGTCAAGGTCAAACTGCAAGCCACGCCATGGGACGGCATCCTCGCCGCCCTGGAATCCAAGCGCCTCGACGCGGTGGTCAACCAAGTGACCATCTCCGAAGAACGCAAGAAGAAGTATGACTTCTCCAAGCCGTACACCGTCTCCGGCATTCAAGCGCTGACCCTGGCGAAAAACGTCGACACCATCAAGACCGCCGATGACCTGGCCGGCAAGAAAGTCGGTGTGGGCCTGGGCACCAATTACGAGCAATGGCTCAAGGACAATCAGCCTAAAGCCATTATCAAGACCTATAACGATGACCCGACCAAGTTCCAGGACCTGCGCATCGGCCGTACCGACGCCATCCTGATCGACCGCCTGGCCGCCCTCGAATATGCGAAGAAAGCCACCGACACCGCCGCTGCCGGCGCTGCTTTCTCGCGCCAGGAAGCCGGGGTTGCCCTGCGTAAAGGCGAGCCCGAACTGCTCGACGCGGTAAACAAGGCCCTCGACAAGCTGCGCGCCGATGGCACCTTGAAGAAGCTGTCCGAGAAGTACTTCGCCGCTGACGTCACTCAATAA
- a CDS encoding D-cysteine desulfhydrase codes for MIKQQLDRFSRLELLGGATALEKLERLSAWLGRDIYVKRDDTTPLAMGGNKLRKLEYLAADAIAQGADTLVTAGAIQSNHVRQTAALAAKLGLGCVALLENPTDTKDPNYLGNGNRLLLDLFDAKVELVENLDNADDQLNALADRLRSNGKKPYLVPIGGSNALGALGYVRAGLELAAQIEDSGIRFAAVVLASGSAGTHSGLALALSEALPDLPVVGVTVSRTDEAQRPKVEGLAARTAELLGVAIPEAFKVILWDEYFGPRYGEPNAGTLSAVKLLASQEGLLLDPVYTGKAMAGLLDGIGRQRFEDGPIIFLHTGGAPALFAYGAAFS; via the coding sequence ATGATCAAACAACAGCTCGACCGCTTTAGCCGCCTGGAACTGCTGGGCGGCGCCACCGCCCTGGAAAAACTCGAACGGCTGTCGGCCTGGTTGGGCCGCGACATCTACGTCAAGCGCGACGACACCACACCCCTGGCCATGGGCGGCAACAAGCTGCGCAAGCTCGAATACCTCGCCGCCGACGCCATCGCCCAGGGCGCCGACACCCTGGTCACCGCCGGTGCGATCCAGTCCAACCACGTGCGCCAGACCGCCGCGCTGGCCGCCAAGCTCGGCCTGGGCTGCGTCGCGCTGCTGGAAAACCCCACCGACACCAAAGACCCGAACTACCTGGGCAACGGCAACCGTCTGTTGCTGGACCTGTTCGACGCCAAAGTCGAACTGGTCGAGAACCTCGACAACGCCGACGACCAACTCAACGCCCTCGCCGACCGTCTGCGCAGCAACGGCAAGAAGCCCTACCTGGTGCCCATCGGCGGCTCCAACGCCCTCGGCGCCCTGGGTTACGTGCGCGCCGGCCTGGAACTGGCCGCGCAGATCGAAGACAGCGGGATCAGATTTGCCGCCGTGGTGCTGGCCTCCGGCAGCGCTGGCACCCACAGCGGCCTGGCGTTGGCGCTGAGCGAAGCGTTGCCGGACTTGCCAGTGGTGGGCGTCACCGTTTCGCGCACCGACGAAGCCCAGCGCCCGAAAGTCGAAGGCCTGGCCGCACGCACCGCCGAGTTGCTCGGCGTGGCGATTCCCGAGGCGTTCAAAGTGATCCTGTGGGACGAATACTTCGGCCCGCGCTACGGCGAACCGAACGCCGGCACCCTTTCGGCGGTCAAGCTATTGGCAAGCCAGGAAGGCCTGCTGCTGGACCCGGTCTACACTGGCAAGGCCATGGCCGGATTGTTGGACGGGATCGGGCGCCAGCGGTTTGAGGATGGCCCGATCATTTTCCTGCACACCGGCGGGGCGCCGGCGTTGTTTGCTTATGGCGCCGCCTTTAGCTGA
- the epsC gene encoding serine O-acetyltransferase EpsC → MSERSSHWQLQTIVSQLRGARDQWRTRNGRLSGEHGGRELPSREAVAQILDALCGALFPMRLGPVDLREESEDFYVGHTLDVALNALLGQARLELRYAARQGGQDDREVDARAIRLIQDFALALPSLRSLLDTDVLAAYHGDPAARSVDEVLLCYPGILAVIHHRLAHHLYRAGLPLLARISAEIAHSATGIDIHPGAQIGPSFFIDHGTGVVIGETAIIGERVRIYQAVTLGAKRFPADEDGQLQKGHPRHPIVEDDVVIYAGATILGRITIGQGSTIGGNVWLTRSVPAGANITQANLQHDDGAQK, encoded by the coding sequence GTGAGTGAGCGTTCCAGTCATTGGCAATTACAGACCATCGTCAGCCAACTGCGCGGCGCCCGGGACCAGTGGCGAACGCGCAATGGCCGTTTGAGTGGCGAGCATGGCGGGCGCGAGTTGCCGTCGCGCGAGGCGGTGGCGCAAATTCTTGACGCGTTGTGCGGGGCGCTGTTCCCGATGCGCCTGGGCCCGGTGGATTTGCGCGAGGAAAGTGAAGATTTCTACGTCGGCCATACCCTCGACGTCGCACTCAACGCCTTGCTCGGCCAGGCGCGCCTGGAACTGCGCTACGCCGCCCGCCAAGGCGGCCAGGATGACCGCGAGGTCGATGCGCGGGCGATCCGCCTGATCCAGGATTTCGCCCTGGCCCTGCCCTCCCTGCGCAGCCTATTGGACACCGATGTCCTCGCCGCCTACCACGGCGACCCGGCGGCGCGCAGCGTAGATGAAGTGCTGCTGTGCTACCCCGGCATCCTGGCGGTGATTCACCATCGCCTGGCCCACCATCTGTACCGCGCCGGGCTGCCGTTGCTGGCGCGGATCAGCGCAGAAATCGCGCACTCGGCCACCGGCATCGACATCCATCCCGGCGCGCAGATCGGCCCGAGTTTCTTCATCGACCACGGGACCGGCGTGGTGATCGGCGAGACCGCGATCATCGGCGAGCGCGTGCGCATCTACCAGGCTGTGACCCTGGGGGCCAAACGCTTCCCGGCGGATGAAGACGGGCAGTTGCAGAAAGGCCACCCACGCCACCCGATTGTCGAGGATGACGTGGTGATCTACGCCGGCGCGACGATCCTGGGGCGCATCACCATCGGCCAGGGCTCGACCATCGGCGGTAATGTGTGGCTGACGCGCAGCGTGCCGGCGGGGGCGAACATTACCCAGGCGAACCTGCAGCATGATGACGGTGCGCAGAAATAA